A stretch of the Prochlorococcus marinus str. MIT 0918 genome encodes the following:
- a CDS encoding succinate dehydrogenase, translated as MLLLFFLVIHLLGLFIAIIAPIPFELYATALHSASWVIMCELCLVAIALTHIFLTLVKVISNSQNGSNSNLVSRRKNFLAIFAARSQPIGGVVLLYFLFIHLGQLRFPRPADGSELVTLQLFLSSPVTSSFYILSSLALLLHLFHGIESSQRSLGLLTPLNSSLIRALGRGLSVIISGGFILVTALIGRSMINY; from the coding sequence TTGCTTTTACTCTTTTTTTTAGTTATTCATTTGCTTGGATTGTTTATAGCTATAATAGCCCCAATTCCCTTTGAGCTTTATGCGACAGCATTGCATTCAGCTTCTTGGGTAATTATGTGCGAGCTTTGTTTGGTTGCAATTGCTTTGACTCACATATTTTTAACCCTTGTTAAGGTTATAAGTAATTCCCAAAATGGAAGCAACTCAAACTTAGTGTCTAGGAGAAAAAATTTTCTAGCTATTTTTGCTGCGCGAAGCCAACCAATTGGCGGAGTTGTATTATTATATTTCCTTTTTATTCATCTTGGACAACTTAGATTCCCTCGTCCAGCTGATGGATCTGAACTCGTTACATTGCAATTATTCCTTTCCTCTCCTGTAACTTCTAGTTTTTATATCTTGAGTTCATTAGCTTTACTTTTACATCTTTTCCATGGAATTGAATCATCTCAGCGAAGTCTTGGACTTTTAACTCCTTTAAATTCTTCATTAATAAGAGCTCTTGGGCGTGGCTTGTCTGTGATAATTAGTGGTGGGTTTATTTTAGTAACAGCTTTAATTGGCAGATCAATGATTAATTATTAA
- a CDS encoding DUF1330 domain-containing protein produces MDKKGAKGYWISTSTVINHELFDQYVEKVGPWLKTVEGNVFAKDMQPQGKEQTEGANLAVICEFPSMRAAVEAYESVEYQELSKIRKAATENATFTIMEGMDEATKLRRAMGK; encoded by the coding sequence ATGGACAAAAAAGGTGCAAAAGGTTATTGGATCTCAACCTCAACAGTTATCAACCATGAACTTTTTGATCAATACGTAGAAAAGGTAGGACCCTGGTTAAAAACAGTTGAGGGTAATGTCTTCGCAAAAGATATGCAGCCACAAGGTAAAGAACAAACGGAGGGAGCAAACCTCGCGGTTATTTGTGAATTCCCTTCGATGCGTGCAGCGGTTGAGGCTTATGAATCAGTGGAATATCAAGAGCTTAGTAAAATACGTAAAGCGGCAACAGAGAATGCAACCTTCACGATCATGGAAGGTATGGATGAAGCAACAAAATTAAGAAGAGCTATGGGAAAATAA
- the arfB gene encoding alternative ribosome rescue aminoacyl-tRNA hydrolase ArfB: MDLIINSLLIIPSKELKWRFSRSSGPGGQGVNTTDSRVELIFDIKNSSIISPFQKIRLLEQLQNRIRNGCVNIVATEERSQYHNRKLALVRLTNLLQEGLKAPPKSRAATKPTRASQNRRLTTKKHRGELKKKRQRKSSIDD; encoded by the coding sequence ATGGACTTAATTATAAATTCACTTTTAATTATTCCATCAAAAGAACTAAAGTGGCGCTTTTCTAGATCATCAGGTCCTGGAGGGCAAGGGGTAAATACCACTGATAGTCGTGTTGAGCTTATTTTCGATATAAAAAACTCCTCAATCATTAGTCCCTTTCAAAAGATTAGATTGCTTGAGCAACTGCAGAATCGAATTAGAAATGGTTGCGTAAATATCGTTGCTACAGAAGAACGATCCCAATATCACAACCGCAAATTAGCATTAGTCCGTTTAACAAACCTTTTACAAGAGGGATTGAAAGCACCCCCAAAATCAAGGGCAGCAACTAAGCCCACCCGTGCCTCACAAAATCGTCGTCTTACCACGAAGAAACATCGCGGTGAGTTGAAGAAAAAACGTCAACGAAAATCTTCCATAGATGACTAA
- a CDS encoding DUF2811 domain-containing protein → MSSVVSFISDVPAPIKASMEAFIKSHPNWDQHRFIQAAIAKFLIQNGINSSSITRLYIENVFPQKLSKREML, encoded by the coding sequence ATGAGTTCTGTGGTTAGTTTTATATCCGATGTCCCTGCACCCATAAAGGCTTCTATGGAAGCTTTTATAAAAAGCCATCCAAACTGGGATCAACATAGGTTTATTCAAGCTGCTATAGCAAAATTCCTAATTCAAAATGGAATCAACTCGAGCTCGATTACACGTCTATATATCGAAAATGTTTTTCCTCAAAAACTTTCTAAGAGAGAAATGCTGTGA
- a CDS encoding DUF2811 domain-containing protein — translation MKLETEISEVLYEKMKAFIKSNPKWTQDSFMSSSLANFLFQNGCKNEDVKEKFLQDLF, via the coding sequence GTGAAATTAGAAACGGAAATATCAGAAGTTCTTTATGAAAAGATGAAGGCCTTCATCAAATCAAATCCAAAATGGACTCAAGACAGCTTTATGAGTTCATCTCTAGCTAATTTTTTGTTCCAAAATGGATGTAAAAATGAGGATGTTAAAGAGAAATTCCTTCAAGACTTATTTTAA
- a CDS encoding carbonic anhydrase has product MSLRHPLFHRTILALLVDAQESGYEPPTLENREVFKNELLKELEEGISPIIERCCYKNPSVQRNEEVSNLPKC; this is encoded by the coding sequence ATGTCTTTACGTCATCCTCTTTTTCATAGAACTATTTTGGCTCTTTTAGTAGATGCTCAAGAATCAGGGTACGAACCACCAACGCTTGAGAATAGAGAGGTATTCAAAAATGAGCTACTAAAAGAATTAGAGGAAGGCATATCTCCCATCATTGAGCGATGTTGTTATAAGAATCCTTCAGTTCAAAGGAACGAAGAGGTATCAAACTTGCCCAAGTGTTGA
- a CDS encoding Signal peptidase I has translation MAEGKEQKGFLKKFGKWAPIIGGGWIVLNIVLPLLLLRIPFVQKFLVSAGDKLPFDIPGIG, from the coding sequence ATGGCAGAGGGAAAAGAACAAAAAGGCTTTCTCAAAAAATTTGGCAAATGGGCACCAATTATTGGAGGGGGTTGGATCGTATTGAACATTGTCCTTCCTTTACTCTTATTACGTATACCATTTGTTCAAAAATTTTTAGTATCAGCAGGAGATAAGCTTCCTTTTGATATCCCAGGTATTGGATAG
- a CDS encoding HupE/UreJ family protein, protein MKLPVLGSKLLDSLGVFFLLLLLGFIKPALAHHPFGMGENSDLSVWQALLSGVGHPLLGPDHLLFMLGIALIGLKRTKKWVLPLLAVGLAGSALVQLQPLPDLLAPWAEALVSLSLAIEGLIVLNRLSSKWLLPMFALHGYLLGSTIVGAESTPLIGYLLGLLFAQAGLLLLVTAMSQRIINWLGANGLLLTAGAWIGIGSAFSWAALVD, encoded by the coding sequence ATGAAGCTTCCTGTTTTGGGATCCAAACTCCTGGATTCTCTAGGAGTATTCTTTCTCCTTTTATTACTTGGTTTTATAAAACCAGCCTTGGCTCATCATCCCTTTGGTATGGGCGAGAATTCTGATTTGTCAGTTTGGCAAGCTTTGCTTAGCGGAGTTGGACACCCATTGCTAGGACCTGATCATCTTCTTTTCATGCTGGGCATCGCCCTGATAGGACTCAAAAGAACCAAGAAATGGGTCCTGCCACTTTTGGCGGTTGGCTTGGCAGGAAGTGCATTGGTACAGTTGCAACCGTTGCCTGATTTACTGGCCCCCTGGGCAGAAGCACTTGTTTCATTATCTTTAGCCATAGAAGGATTAATTGTTTTAAATCGGTTGAGTTCAAAATGGCTCTTGCCTATGTTTGCTTTACATGGCTATTTACTTGGAAGCACAATTGTTGGAGCAGAATCTACACCTCTCATAGGTTATTTGTTAGGTCTTCTTTTTGCCCAAGCAGGCTTATTATTACTAGTGACGGCAATGTCTCAAAGAATCATTAATTGGTTAGGGGCTAACGGACTACTCTTGACTGCCGGAGCCTGGATTGGAATAGGCTCAGCTTTCTCTTGGGCTGCTCTAGTTGATTAG